The Sedimentibacter sp. zth1 DNA segment GTCTCCCAATCTTGATTTTTCAATTAGCTCAAATTCTTCATCCTTCTCAAGTGGTTGAGGAAAAGAGCTTCCATTAGTTATGTATCCAAATAGCAAAATAGTAAAAGGAAAAATAAATTGCAAAAATTGTTCAAACAATACAAACACCTCCACGGTTACATTACTATTATATGTTTGTGAATGAAAAACTTGTTTGTACCAATAAAAAAATTAGTTGGACGTATTAAAAAAATATTTATAAGATCACGCAGAGTAATTGTTAAAAGAGAGAATATTGGAGTAGAACGGTAAGCGATGTATAAGAATAATGGAAAATTTAAGATGATATTTAAAAGAATTAGCTAAATATTTATGCTTGGTACTTCTACAGGACCTCGCATTTCACAATTCGCCACTTTCAAGACAAAGAGTATATGATATCTTAAACAAGGTAGCCGACACATTAAATATTTCAAAGATAGGGACACATACACTAAGAAAAACTTTTGGGTATCATTTCTATCAGCAAACTAAGGATGTTGCAATCCTGCAAGAGATATTTAATCATTCATCACCTAATATAACAAGAAGGTATATTGGGATAGACCAAGATGTTATGGATAAGGCTATTGGGGAATTTAGGTATAAATAGTGTGCACAAGTATTGAGAAAATATTGAATGTATAGTAAAATAATATAGAAAAATATTTTAAAAGGTGTAATGTCTATGGAAAATGTAAAATTTTTATTAAAATTTGGGGGAAAAAAGTATCTAAAAGATTTGCAAGAAGGAAAACTTTATTTTTCCAATGCTTACAATTTTAAAAACATTGAAAAAGAAAAATTATTAAAGGGTCAAGGTGATTTATTAGAGGGTGGTACTATACTAATAGCACAAGATTTACAAATTACTAATAATGATAATAAAGAAGTGATAAATATTAATGATGTTAAAGTTAAACTTAATAATGATCCTGCAAATTTATTACCAGTTTATTGTTTGTTTGCTTGTTTTGAAAAAGATTGCTATAAATCATATGATGGAAAATATGAAATAAAATTATCTGAAGAAATTAAAGAAACAATAATTTCACATTTTCCAAAAGCTGATGCTGTTGCTATAATAAAAGAACCACAACAATTTATAGATGATGTTAATTCAAGTATTGGTTATGCTTGTAAGTCAAATTTAGTTAAGTATTTCCATTTAAAAGGTATAATGGATTCAAAATTTGGGATTGTTAATGATTTAGATTATTATAAATATGTTACTCAAGATACGCCTCTTGTTAAAAAATATGGTAAGATAATTTTAACAATGAATGTAGATTTTATTTATAGAACTTTATTATGTAAAGATATTTTCTTTTGTAACGAACAAGAATATAGATTTATTTTACCAGAAATAAATATTAAAAAAGCAAGAAATTTTCCAATTCATTTAAATGAAAAAATTGAAATAGTTGATTTAGATTTATTTTTTCATAAATAAATTTGTCTATATGAACAATGATTTTTATAAATCAAAGGAGTGGAGACAATGTCGAAACTCCTATTTTATTTATAAGCACGGAATATGCGAAAGATGTGGTGAACTAGGCAAAATAGTTCACCACAAAATATATATAAACAAAAATAATATAATTGATCCTGAGGTTACTTTGAATTTTAGTAACCTCATTTTATTGTGTCAAGATTCCAGAACAAAGAGCATATTTAATGCCTGAAACACCTCCTAAGATAATAGATGACGGCATAAAATGCCTTATGATTTATGGCATAAAATGGGCTTATTAAGAGTAACAGAAGGCAACAAAGTTCACCCAAAGTATGTAACAGAGTGGTTTTTAGAAATAAGTAATGAATAGGAGTATATATACCTTGGATTGGCTATGACTCATGGAGTGTAACCTATTGGGAGGAAAAAATGCAAGGACACTTTGATAAAGAAGCGATGATTCCAATTATACAAGGTAAAAAAACTCTATCAGCTCCGATGAAACTCTTTGGAGCAGACCTTGAAGCTAAAAAGATAATCTATAATAATAATCCAATAGATAAATGGTGTTTATCCAATACCTCATTAGAAATAGACAAAAACGTAAACATCCAACCATGCAAAACTAACAACCAAAGAAGAAAAATAGATGGAACTGCCGCACTCTTAAATGCTTATGTAGTATTACAGGATAAGATGAATGAATATATAAATATACTTTAATTGACAAAAAAAACCATAAGCTTTATAATTAAATCATAAAATATGGTGGAGGGTGTAATTGTGAAAAGTGATATCAAAAATTATATTGAAAAAAACTAAATATAAAAAATTTTGATGAAAATAATAAAGAACATGTATTACAATTAGCAAAAAATCTAACAAGTCTAGATACGAAAACCTTTTTAGAGATAAGTAATGAATTATCTAATTTTAATTATATAGCTAGAGAATCACTATTATATCATAGCAATATCATTAAAAATTTATCACAATCTACTGAAGGAACTACAAAACGATTTTTTGAATTTTTAGATAAAAGTAAAGAATTATATATAAGGCAATTAGATAAAGATAATCTAAGTGATAAAGAAAAAAAGTCTTTGCGTAAATATATACATAAATTAGATAAGATTGCTGAGAAATGTGTAAATAATGATAGAAAAGCTAGAATTATATTTAGTAAAGAATATATTTTATATGCACTAGGTGTATTAGCACTAATATTGCTTGGTATTGGAGTGAAAATTGGCTTTGCTAAATTAAAAGAAATAGTATTTAATATCAATGATGATAGTGAGATAATTGATATAGACGATATTATTGAACAGGATGAGTGTTCAGATAAATAATATATTGGTTGCTATTTTAAAGTAAATTTTTTATTTCATATATAAGAAGGTATATTACGACCCTATTCAAAAAAATATTCGGACCTAAAAGTCCAACACATAAAGAAGTAACAAATTTTGAGCTACTTTCCGACAACGGAGGTGGCTTTTTTTATTGGAATGGTGAGCTATATCATTCTGATATTTTAAGAGGAGCTATACGACCAAAGGCTAATGCTATTAACAAATTAACAGCTAAGCATATTAAAAGACAATGATAAGTTTTTAGTCAATCCTGAGCCTAATATAAGGTTTATATTAGAAGAACCTAAAATGCAAGACTTATTGTTTTATATATAATTACATATTTCGACTTGTTAATTTATTGCTATAATAATACAAATGCTATATAATATGAGTAATATGTGAAATTTCGATAAAAGATAAAATTATTATGTGAGGACTGATTTTAATGGATAATATTATTTACCATGGAAGTAATGTGATTGTTGAATATCCTGAAATACAGGTGAAGGGCTATTATAAAGATTTTGGATTTGGGTTCTATTGCACTAGTTTAGAAAAACAAGCAAAACGCTGGGCTTTAACAAAAAGACCAAAACATATAATTAATGTATATAGCTTTGAGGTAAATGAAAATTTATCAATTTTAAAATTTGATAAAATGTGCGATGAGTGGCTTGACTTTGTAGTTAGTTGCAGGAGAGGTATTACTCATAATTATGACATTGTAGAAGGTCCAATGGCAGATGATACAATATGGGATTATATTGAAGATTTTATAAGTGAAACTATTTCAAGGGAAGCTTTTTGGGTTTTGGTTAAGTTTAAATATCCGACACATCAAATTGTATTGTGTAATGATAAAGCGTTAAATACGATACGATTTGAAAGGAGTTATGAAATATGAGAAATGTATTCTTTGAAGATGAAGAAATAACTGAAAATGACTTGTTTTTTATTTGTTATATAATAGAGAAAATTTCAAGAAGATTAAAACAACATAATTATTATGTAGTAAATACACTTGGATATAATGAGTTATCTAGAAAGATTAGTGTTGCACAGGTGCTTCATTGCGAGAATCCATTGCAAGTGGTTGATGACTTTATAGATGAATATACTTTGCAAGAAGGTACTTTTGATATTACAGATGTAGACAGAGAATTAGTTGATAATATACCAACTGAATTACAAATGGGAAAAGTTTATACAAGATTAATCTTAAGTACTTTAGAGAAAGGTGAAGATTATGTACAAGGCATGATAAGAGTATATAACTCAAAAATATGCGAATTTTTAGATGATTATAATAGTAGTGCATATTATGAGCCTTCATATGTAATAACTCAAGCATATTATAGAGAGTCTTTTAATTAATGATGAACAGGAATAACTTCCTTTTTTAATGATAAAATAAAAGATATTGTTATAGCAAAAAATTATTTGTGGTGTCAACTTTATTAAATTAAATAAAAGCAATAAAGGGGTTGTAAATTGATGCAAAAGTTGCACAACCTTATGAAGTTGAACCAAAACTTGATGAATTAATAGAGTGGTACTATAATCTAGAAAAAGTTACTTTAGAAGATTTAGCAGAATTCCATTATAGATTTGAATTAATACATCCATTTCAAGATGGTAATGGTCGTATAGGAAGGTTCTTAATGCTTAAGCAGATGCTAGAGAATGACTTGCCAGTTCAAATAGTATCTTGGGATACAGAAGATTTATATATAAACTCTTTGAGTTTATGTTCAATTGGTGATTACAGCCCATTAACTGCATACTTAAAAACACTAACAGACTTTAGAGTGTAAAATATAGGGACGGTTCTTGTTGATTGACAAAGTATAAAAACAGTAGTGCAGTAATACTATAATAAAACAATAAAAATTTGAGGTGAAATATGCCAAGACAATCACGGGTAAAAAGTTCTACTGGAATATATCACATAATGATAAGAGGAAAAAATAAAGAGAAAATATTTATGAATTCTATATACAAAAATGAAATTTAAGAAATCTTATAAGAAATAAGAGAAGAGCTAGAATTTTTATAATTGCTTATTGTGTTATGGATAATTATATGCATACGTTTATTAAAATTGATGAAGATAAATTGGGAATTTTAATGAAAAAAATTAATATAAAGTACGCTATGCACTATAACAAAAGATATAGAAAATTATAAATGGCGTAGTGCAAGCGAGTATATAGGAAAGGACTCAAATATAGTAACAGAAAAATATTTAAATGTTAATATGTTAAAGAGGGATTAGGAATATGATTAAAAAAATAAATTTATTATTTTTAATATTACTATCATCACTATTTCTTGCATCATGCACTAACTCAGACATACCAGATGGTCAGCCTGTAGATAATGATATAATATCTGAAAACAATTTTTAATTGTAATATTATGTATTATTATTTTACTTATCTCTACATACAAATTATATATAAATTACAATATTAAAAAAACACTTGAAACAATAGAACTCATAAATGATTGTGACAATGTAGAAATTTTTTATTCAAAAAATAATAAAGTTGTAACAATGAATGAAAGCGATGTTTTAAATAAAATAAAAGATAATTTTAAGTTGAATAATTTTTTTTCATCAAGTCATATCAATAATATAGAGAAATGTATAGATCAATTATATTGTACTATAAAATTCAAAACGAGAAATGAGACTATTATTTCTATTAATGTTTTTTTAAGTAATAACAATGTAGATAATTATAAAGAAAATTATTATAGTTTGATTGATGGAAAAAAATGTATAATTAAATTTGGCAAGTATCATTGGCATATTAAAAATAATGTTGACTTAATAGATTTATATAACTAAATATCAAAAATTATTTGACCGAAAGGTCCAACAAGCAAACAAGCAACGCATTTTGAGCTACTTTCAGATTAAATAACGGAAGTGGCTTTTTTTATGCCCTAACCCAATTTGTGAAACAAAATGTTGGTAGGTCAAACGCGATAAGAGTCAAATTTGTACTATTTATTTTTTTGCTTACAGATTTGTTCTCGAAACTGCGATGTTGGAATGTAGCAATATTAAAGAATATATATCGGGATAGTCAAAGATGTTATGAATAAAACTAGTGGCAAATTAAGGTATAAATAACTATTGATAGTATTATAAGAAAATGATACTATTATATAATAAAGATTTTATATTAAAAGGCGGGTAATAAAAATATGAATTATAGTATGATTGCTGATATAATATGTAATTATCCAATTGGAAATTTAATTTCTTATTATAAGATTGAAAAAGGTAATACAGCAGATACTTATTTTATTGAGACTGAATTAGGTGAATGGATTTTACGGAAAATTAAAAATAGAGAACAAGGGTATACAGAATTTGGAATAGTTAATCATTTACTCAATATAGGAATTGAGTGTGTTCCTAAAATAGTAGAATCATTAGACAATAAAGCTACTGTATGTATTCAAGGAAAATTTTATAATTTGCAAGAATATTTTAAAGGAAATGAACCAGCAATTGAAGATGTTAAGATAATTAGTAAAGTGGCTGAATCTATAGCATTAGTGCAAAAAGGACTTGATACTTGCCATATAGCTTTTGAAAATACGGACCGTTTTGAAATTAAGTATCAATGGGAAAATGCTAAGAACATTTGGCAAGAGTTGTATACTAAAAATATTGTAGCTTTTTCTAATAAAGATGTAGAAAATATAGTGCGTAAATTATCTGATTTATCGAGTAGTAATAAGCAGATTATTCATGGTGACTTGGGAATATGGAATATGCTTTATAAAGATGATGTTTTAAAGATAATTGATTTTGGTGAAGCACGTATGGGAGATTATTATTTTGATATTGCTGGCGCATTAGCTTCTATTTCAGAAAAAAGCAAAAACATTCCAATTGAAATAATCTGTGATGAATTTATCGAGTCTTATGCCAAAAAAAAATTTTTACTTGATACAAATAAACTATTATCATATATACACCTTTGGTATTGGCGTGGTATTTTGGCAATTGCTTTATCTTCAAATATAGAAAGCAATATTAAAGGAAAAGTAATTGCTGAATTTGTAAAAACGATTGATATATTTGATAATGTGTTCTAAATGAAAAATAGTTCACCACAAAGTGTATATAAGAGAAAAATAATGAAAAATGAGGTACATATGAGAGATTCAAATTTTAAACAGGTTCAGTATAATATTACAATTGATTTGTTGCAAATAAATAATATGTATTATGCCACGCAAAGCATTACGTGTATATGTGATTCCTATTCAGCATTATCTCAAGTTGTAATTCTAACAGAACAAACTAATATTGATATTTTAACCGTAGAAGTTAACCATGATTCTGAATGTGAATTGAGAGATGGTTTATTAATAGTAAACCTAAAAGAGCCAATCAAATTAGGTGATTTTTTTACAATCTCTTTCAACTATAATGCAAAGCTACCTGGTTCAGTATATTGGAATGATTATTTCCAAGAATTTGCTGGTGAGAAAAGTTGGTATCCACGGCTTGCCGTAGAACCCATTTTAGGTTGTGATTATGATGTTCTTATACATGCTCCAGAAAGTATGTCTGTATATGGTACAGGTCAAAGAATTGGTAAACGCTTTGTAGGAAAATCAATTCAAAATTTTGGTTTTATAGCTTCTGAAAAATTTCTTGTAATAGAGAAAAAAACTCAAGATATTGATTTTGTTTGCCTGTATCCACCAGGAAGTGAGATGCTTGCTAAAGGGGTAATTGATACTGCAATTGAGGCTGCAATGTTTTACCATGAACTTTTGGGATTTTATCCTTGTAATTCATTTACTGCTGTCCCAGGTGCAGAATACTATGTTGGCGGATGTCCGATTGCTACAGGAATGGTGCATCTACATGGCATGCAACGTACAAAAAACTCATTTGATTATGATAACTGTATTGTTGCACATGAAATAGCACATCAATACTTTGGAGATACTTATGACTATAAAAGTCCTTCTTGGGTATGGTTGGGTTTGGGGTTATCGTTAGATTATGAATTTATGTTGAAAACAAACAAAAGTATGGGTCAATATGAAAAATATTATAACTATCTAAATGAGGCTATAAAATTAGGTAAGGCTGACATTCCTTTTAAAAAAGAAGAGCTTATGAGACGAATTGCAGATACATGAATTGACTATAACACTGCTGTATTGCATGCAAAATCTATTGCTATAATGAGAGCATTACAAGAAATAATAGGTAAGGACACTTATTTTCGAATTGTTAGAAAATACTTGTGTGATAATGGTTGCAGTACTATTTCAGAGGAAGATTTTATTCAACTTTGTGAAGAGGAAAGTAAAATGCAATTAAAGCATATATTTGAACGATGGCTTAGAAACAACGAATATCCTGTTGGAAAGTATTAGCTCAAATTCTTCATCATTATCAAGCAGTTGAGGTAATAAAGCAAACTATATAAGCACTTGACTAAATGGTAAAATAAGGTATAATTATGTTGTTGGGGGTGATTGTAAATGGTTACCAATCTTATAACTGTTATAAATCTTATATTTGTAGTAATAATACCTATAATAATATTGATACTTATAATTGTGGTAGTGCCTTTTTTTGTAAGGTTATTTAAAAAAATTGATAAACTTATTGATATTTTAATTGAAGAAAAAACAAATAATAAAAAATTAGATTAGAACTATTTAGGTTTTTTTATTTAGGTAATAAAAATTTTTTTGAGAAAAACGGACATTTAATATTTCAATTTTTAATAAACATATTTTAGTTTGTTAAAAGTTGTTTATTATTAAATATAGTTGTATAATTTATTAAAAATTATTAATTTAATAGGATGGAGATAGGTATATGGATAAACAAATAGTTGGTCAAAAAGTTATTTTACGCCAGCAGATAGATGGTGACGCAGATTTCTTTGTTCGTTGGTATAACAATAAAAATATAATGGAGAAATGCGGCTTTACGCAAAAGACTACCAAAGAGGAAATTATTGCTTCTTTTCACAAACAAAGTTCGGATGGAGACTGGTATACTGTTGTAGACAAGGAAACAGGCAGAGTAATTGGAGAAACCGGTTTGTTGCGTATGTTTCCTAAATGGGCGACAACAGACTTAACTATCATAATTCCGAACCCCGAAGATTACGGAAAAGGCTATGGTACGGAAACTATCAATTTGATGTTTGATCTTGCTTTTACTAAGTTAAATTTCAACAGAATTGCCATTGGTGTTGTTGGTTTTAACCATTCCGCACTTTCCTTTTACAAAAAAGTTGGCTTCAAACAAGAAGGAATACAAGAACAAGGATATTTCTATGATGGTGAATTTAGTGATTTTATCATGATGCGGTTACTAAAAAGCGAGTATTTAGCAAAATGAGCATAAACAAATGTCAAGAGTACAGGAATCTATATTAAAATGCACATTACTGAAGATAAAATTTTTCTGTACCTAGATGAATATACAATACTTGACATTGACGAAAATTTAAAA contains these protein-coding regions:
- a CDS encoding tyrosine-type recombinase/integrase, which produces MVLLQDLAFHNSPLSRQRVYDILNKVADTLNISKIGTHTLRKTFGYHFYQQTKDVAILQEIFNHSSPNITRRYIGIDQDVMDKAIGEFRYK
- a CDS encoding DUF3990 domain-containing protein produces the protein MDNIIYHGSNVIVEYPEIQVKGYYKDFGFGFYCTSLEKQAKRWALTKRPKHIINVYSFEVNENLSILKFDKMCDEWLDFVVSCRRGITHNYDIVEGPMADDTIWDYIEDFISETISREAFWVLVKFKYPTHQIVLCNDKALNTIRFERSYEI
- a CDS encoding phosphotransferase; its protein translation is MNYSMIADIICNYPIGNLISYYKIEKGNTADTYFIETELGEWILRKIKNREQGYTEFGIVNHLLNIGIECVPKIVESLDNKATVCIQGKFYNLQEYFKGNEPAIEDVKIISKVAESIALVQKGLDTCHIAFENTDRFEIKYQWENAKNIWQELYTKNIVAFSNKDVENIVRKLSDLSSSNKQIIHGDLGIWNMLYKDDVLKIIDFGEARMGDYYFDIAGALASISEKSKNIPIEIICDEFIESYAKKKFLLDTNKLLSYIHLWYWRGILAIALSSNIESNIKGKVIAEFVKTIDIFDNVF
- a CDS encoding GNAT family N-acetyltransferase; its protein translation is MDKQIVGQKVILRQQIDGDADFFVRWYNNKNIMEKCGFTQKTTKEEIIASFHKQSSDGDWYTVVDKETGRVIGETGLLRMFPKWATTDLTIIIPNPEDYGKGYGTETINLMFDLAFTKLNFNRIAIGVVGFNHSALSFYKKVGFKQEGIQEQGYFYDGEFSDFIMMRLLKSEYLAK